Proteins from a single region of Aythya fuligula isolate bAytFul2 chromosome 3, bAytFul2.pri, whole genome shotgun sequence:
- the CNRIP1 gene encoding CB1 cannabinoid receptor-interacting protein 1: MGDIPSLVKISVSLRIQPNDGAVYFKVDGQRFGQNRTIKLLTGAKYKIDIALRPGTVQATTMGIGGVNVPLEEKSRDAQVASYTGIYDTEGVPHTKSGERQPIQVNMQFNDIGTFETVWQVKFYNYHKRDHCQWGNSFGSIEYECKPNETRSLMWINKETFH; this comes from the exons ATGGGCGACATCCCCAGCCTGGTGAAGATCAGCGTGTCGCTGCGCATCCAGCCCAACGACGGCGCCGTGTACTTCAAGGTGGACGGGCAGCGCTTCGGCCAGAACCGCACCATCAAGCTGCTCACCGGGGCCAAGTACAAGATCGACATCGCCCTCCGGCCCGGCACCGTCCAGGCCAC GACGATGGGCATCGGGGGCGTCAATGTGCCACTAGAGGAGAAATCGAGGGATGCTCAGGTGGCCTCGTACACGGGGATCTACGACACAGAAGGGGTGCCCCACACCAAGAGCGGGGAGAGACAGCCCATCCAGGTCAACATGCAG TTTAATGACATTGGCACTTTTGAAACGGTCTGGCAAGTCAAATTCTACAACTACCACAAACGGGATCACTGCCAGTGGGGAAACAGTTTTGGCAGCATTGAGTACGAATGCAAACCGAATGAGACACGCAGTCTTATGTGGATCAACAAAGAGACCTTCCACTGA